The Rhizobium rosettiformans genomic sequence CGCGATACAGCCCTCGTCTTCCGCCAGGGCCTTGCCTCGCTGAAGGATCGTTACCCAGATGTGATCGAGGAAGTGCGCGGCGAAGGCCTGATGCTCGGCATCAAGGCCAAGGTGCCGAACACCGAGCTTCTGATGGCAATGCGCGACGAGCACCTGCTCGGCGTTCCCGCCGGCGACAATGTCATTCGTCTCCTGCCGCCGTTGACGGTAACCGCCGAAGAAGCTCGCGACGGTCTCGCCCGCATCGAACACGCCGCAGAGCGCATTCGCGCCAAGACGGCAGTGGCAGCGACAGCCTAAGACAGGACCTCATTCATGGCATCTCCGAAGCACTTTCTCGATCTCTCCGCGACCACGGCAGAGGATCTTCGCAGCATTCTCGAAGACGCGAAGACCCGCAAGCAGGCGACCAAAGCCGGCACCGCCGACAAGCCGCTGGCCGGAAAGATGCTGGCGATGATTTTTGAGAAGCCGTCTACCCGGACGCGCGTTTCCTTCGATGTCGGCATGCGCCAGCTCGGTGGCGAGACCTTGTTCCTGTCGGGCACGGAAATGCAGCTCGGTCGCGCTGAGACCATTGGCGACACCGCCAAGGTTCTGTCGCGTTATGTCGACGCTATCATGATCCGCACGACCGACCATGCCCGTCTCCTGGAGATGGCCGAGCATGCGACGGTTCCTGTTATCAACGCCCTGACGGATCTCACCCATCCCTGCCAGATCATGGCAGACATCATGACCATCGAGGAGCATCGTGGCCCCGTGACGGGCAAGACGCTCGCCTGGACCGGCGACGGCAACAATGTCCTGCATTCGCTGGTCGAAGGGGCAGCCCGTTTCGGCTACCGGATGAACATGGCCGTGCCGCTGGGCTCTGAGCCCGATGACAAGATCCTGAACTGGGCCCGGAACAATGGCGGCGAGATCATGCTTTGCCATGATGCCGATCGTGCGGTCGCCGGCGTTGACGCCGTGATCACGGATACCTGGGTGTCGATGAACCAGGAGCACAAGGCACGTGGCCATAACGTCTTCCAGCCTTTCCAGGTGAATGCGGAACTGATGAAGAAAGCGAAGGAGGAGGCCCTCTTCCTGCACTGCCTGCCGGCCCATCGCGGCGAAGAAGTCACCGACGAGGTGATCGACGGCGCGCAGTCGGTGGTCTTCGACGAGGCCGAAAACCGCCTGCATGCGCAGAAGTCGATCCTCGCCTGGTGCCTCGGCGCGATCTGAGGCCGGGCAGGGGCTTTGGCGCCCGACTTGACCTTTGGCATGGGTGATCCCATCTGTGCCGTTTCTGATCGGGCCGCTCGGGCCCAGCGTTTGGCGCTTCAAGCGCCGGGAGTACATTCATGTCGATGAGACAAGCAGAACTCGGCGAATTCGGTTTCGCCGGTGACGATCGCGTGGTT encodes the following:
- the argF gene encoding ornithine carbamoyltransferase is translated as MASPKHFLDLSATTAEDLRSILEDAKTRKQATKAGTADKPLAGKMLAMIFEKPSTRTRVSFDVGMRQLGGETLFLSGTEMQLGRAETIGDTAKVLSRYVDAIMIRTTDHARLLEMAEHATVPVINALTDLTHPCQIMADIMTIEEHRGPVTGKTLAWTGDGNNVLHSLVEGAARFGYRMNMAVPLGSEPDDKILNWARNNGGEIMLCHDADRAVAGVDAVITDTWVSMNQEHKARGHNVFQPFQVNAELMKKAKEEALFLHCLPAHRGEEVTDEVIDGAQSVVFDEAENRLHAQKSILAWCLGAI